In Desulfallas thermosapovorans DSM 6562, the genomic window GATAGCAGCGGCTTTTTCATGTTATTATACTTCTCATTTCTTTCCCGTTTGCCTAATGATTTACAAAACCATAACCGGGTAAAATACGAAAAACAATATAAACTATAAATACCGGTGTGTTGTTTACCTTTATAGAGGAAGGTGCATCCTTTGGTCTTTTATTTATCAATGGTTCTTGTATTCATGTTTGTTGTCTGGGGTGTAGTTTTGCCACAAAACCTTGCCAATACAGCCACCCATCTGTTGGACTTTACAATAGCTAAATTTGGCTGGATGTATTTAATTACAGTGTTCAGCTTTTTAATTTTCTGTTTATACCTTGCCTTTAGTGAATTTGGCAATATAAAACTTGGTTCGGATTACGACAAACCTGATTACTCAAACCTTACCTGGTTTGCCATGTTATTTAGCGCCGGTATGGGAATAGGGCTTGTTTTCTGGGGAATAGCAGAACCGATATACCATTACATAGACCCCCCTATGGGAATACCGGGACAAACCCCGGAGGCAGGTGCTACTGCGCTCCGTTATTCTTTTTTTCACTGGGGACTGCATCCATGGTCAATTTATGGAATTATTGCACTTACTCTTGCTTATTTTCAGTTCCGTAAAAAAACTGCGGGCCTGGTTAGCTCCACTTTTTTTCCGCTTCTGGGGGAAAGGGTAAAAGGACCGTTAGGGCAAGCTATAGATATACTAGCTATCATTGCTACTGTATTTGGGGTAGCTACTTCACTGGGCCTAGGTGCACTGCAAATAAATGGCGGCCTATCCCATATCTTTGGTGTTGCCAATAATCCAACCACGCAACTTATGGTAATATTGATCGTCACAGTATTATATATGCTTTCCGCCAACACCGGCCTAAACAAGGGAATTAAAATTTTAAGTAACCTCAATATAACAGTGGCGATTGGTCTGCTGTTATTTGTACTATTGCTGGGACCAACCACTTTTATATTCGACACATTTACCACCACTTTAGGTAGTTATTTGCAGAATATAATCCAAATGAGCTTACGGTTAACCCCCTTTACCCAGGGCACCTGGATAGGACAGTGGACTTTATTTTACTGGGCGTGGTGGATTGCCTGGGCACCCTTTGTAGGCACCTTTATAGCACGTATATCCAAGGGCAGGACAATTAGGGAATTTATCTTGGGGGTCTTAATCGCACCCAGTATTTTTAGTTTCCTTTGGTTCGCTGCTTTTGGTGGAACCGCTTTAAATATGGAGATGTTTCAAAACATAGGCATAGCGGCGGCCGTTCAGGCGGATGTATCTTCCGCCTTATTCATCACCCTGGAACATCTCCCTTTGGGAATGATCATTTCTCTTTTGGCTACCACGCTAATCATTACTTTTTTCATTACATCGGCTGATTCAGCTACGTTTGTTTTAGGTATGCTCTCAACCGACGGCAGTCTCAACCCTACAACAAAAGTCAAAATAATATGGGGTATCCTTCAATCATCAACGGCCATGGTACTGCTACTAAGCGGAGGGCTTGAAGGGCTGCAAACAATGGCAATTTTAGCGGCGTTGCCATTTTCGATAATTATGTTACTTATGTGTTTTTCGATTTATAAAGCTTTGAGAGAGGAAATAAAACCAAAGCTACGCAAAACGTCAAATAGACAATTCTAAGATAAATAGTTGCTCCCAACCTTTGGTTAGAGCATATAATGACTAAAAAAAGGCCAAACTTAAACATTTCCTGTTTGTTAGATCCCAGCTATTAGCTGTGGATGCTTCGTAAAAGCTACAGGATTAAAAGTTATCTACAGGATTTTTTCCTGCGGATGCCGGTTTATTAAGTGTTCCCTTTTTGGCAGTTGCATGAGAACTTTGAATATGGATTACCATAATCACTGTTTATTGCTGGTATTTAAGGAACTCAATTATTCATGAATATGTTCAATAAGCTTTCGCAGCCCGGCGAAAGAGCGCGCGCGACAAAATAATGGGTATAGTTCATTGTTGCACACTTGTCGCCTCTCTCTCAAATCATAACCCGACAACAAATTGACCTCGTTTTCCACCATAGGGTAAAAGGGGATTACAATAGAAGGAACTGGAGTAACAAAGTAATGATGTTGCCAAATCCGTTGCCATTTTGGGTGGCAACACAAAAAGCACAAGGCTTCCGGAACCCCGGAAGCCTTGCTATTACTGGCGGGAGTGTGTGGGAATCGAACCCACCAGGGACGGGATCGCCGCCCCACGGACTGGTTTTGAAGACCAGGGGCACCACCAGGCACCATCCACCCCCATATTCATTTTGACGACAATATTTATTATAACAAAGAAGCTTTGGTTAAACAAGCAGGGGTATATACAATTCTCATTGATTTTAAGAGTAAAATATAATAATCTAATATAGTAGTTTATAAGCAGTCTACAGCTAAAAGGCTACCGTCATTAGCCGCCAGCCGGTATTATGAAAGACCATCACAAACCTCAAACACCCGCTTGACAACGCAAAAGAAGGAAATTTATCCAACGTTGTCGAAGGTAAAGCTCATGTATTTAAATAGCCTTCTTTTTAAATAGCCTTCTTTCACAATGAGTAGGTGAGCATAATGATATTTGATTTCTTCAGCGAAATAAAAACAGAATTAAGCGTTGTGGAAGATGAGCTAAAAAATGCTGTAAAATCTTCCGATCCGTTACTAACGGAAACAGCTACGCATTTGATTAACGCGGGCGGCAAGCGTCTGCGCCCTGCTTTCTGCCTGCTGGGCGGCAAATTTTACAACTTCAATATGGACAAATTGGTTCCCATAGCGGTGGCATTGGAACTAATTCACATGGCCAGTCTGGTGCATGATGATGTTGTGGACTCATCCCTGACCCGAAGGGGTATTCCCACTGTCAGAGCCAAATGGGGCAACCGCATTTCCACCCATATTGGCGACTATTTGCTGGGTAAATCTTTAATACTAATTTCCCGTTATGAGGAGCCATTGATACCTAGAGTGCTGGCAGATACCAGCGTAAAAATGAGTGAAGGGGAAATACTGCAGATTTCCACGACCTATAATACCGATCAGAATATTAAAGATTATTTTTATCGTATTAACCGGAAAACCGCCCTTTTAATATCAGCCTCTTGCCAATTGGGAGCTGTAGCCTGTGGTGCTCCACAGCACTTACATCAATCCCTCCGCAGGTTTGGTCACCATATTGGTATGGCCTTTCAAATAACGGATGATATTCTGGACATGACTGCCGAGCAAATCAAATTGGGTAAGCCGGTGGGCGGTGACTTAAGGCAGGGCATTATAACTTTGCCAACAATTTACGCACTTAAAGAAAGCAGTGACCGAAACCGGCTGCATGAAATCATACAAAAAATTGATAAGAGTGAAGAAGAAGTTCACGAAGCCATTGATTTGATCACCCGGTGCGGAGGTATAGAATATTCAGCGGCTATCGCTAATCAATATATTGCCAAAGCAAAAAAAGAATTGACCAAGCTGCCCGATGTACCAGTTAAAAAAACCATGCAAATCATTGCTGATTTTATTGGTGTCAGGAAGTTCTAACATTAATTACATCCTGAAAATGTGACCGGGGGAGGCATACTAACTTTGTACTTCCCCCGCATTTTTGCACCCGGAGCTGATTTCTTTGGAACTTTACCCCATATTTCTTAATCTTACGGATAAAAAATGCTTGGTGGTAGGCGGCGGCAAAGTAGCCGAGCGCAAAGTTAATGCTTTGGCCCGCTGTGGTGCTAAAATCCATGTCGTTAGCCCCCAGTTAACCCCCGGGCTACAGGACATGGTAAACCGCGGTCTGGTTATGCACCGCCGGGGTATATATCAAACCAGTGATTTAGAGGATACTTTTTTGGTAATTAGTGCCACTAATAATGACGCCACCAACCATGCTGTGGCCAACGATTGCATGAAACGTAATATTGTAGTCAATGTAGTGGATGACCCGCCCCGGTGCAGTTTTTTTGTGCCTTCGGTGGTACACAGGGGTTCGCTGAAACTGGCCATTTCCACGGGCGGCAGCAGTCCCCGCCTGGCCAAGCTGATACGTAAAAGGCTGGAGCGTGATTTCAGCCCTGTATTTGGCGAATTCACTGATTTTCTAAATA contains:
- a CDS encoding glycine betaine uptake BCCT transporter; translation: MHPLVFYLSMVLVFMFVVWGVVLPQNLANTATHLLDFTIAKFGWMYLITVFSFLIFCLYLAFSEFGNIKLGSDYDKPDYSNLTWFAMLFSAGMGIGLVFWGIAEPIYHYIDPPMGIPGQTPEAGATALRYSFFHWGLHPWSIYGIIALTLAYFQFRKKTAGLVSSTFFPLLGERVKGPLGQAIDILAIIATVFGVATSLGLGALQINGGLSHIFGVANNPTTQLMVILIVTVLYMLSANTGLNKGIKILSNLNITVAIGLLLFVLLLGPTTFIFDTFTTTLGSYLQNIIQMSLRLTPFTQGTWIGQWTLFYWAWWIAWAPFVGTFIARISKGRTIREFILGVLIAPSIFSFLWFAAFGGTALNMEMFQNIGIAAAVQADVSSALFITLEHLPLGMIISLLATTLIITFFITSADSATFVLGMLSTDGSLNPTTKVKIIWGILQSSTAMVLLLSGGLEGLQTMAILAALPFSIIMLLMCFSIYKALREEIKPKLRKTSNRQF
- a CDS encoding polyprenyl synthetase family protein produces the protein MIFDFFSEIKTELSVVEDELKNAVKSSDPLLTETATHLINAGGKRLRPAFCLLGGKFYNFNMDKLVPIAVALELIHMASLVHDDVVDSSLTRRGIPTVRAKWGNRISTHIGDYLLGKSLILISRYEEPLIPRVLADTSVKMSEGEILQISTTYNTDQNIKDYFYRINRKTALLISASCQLGAVACGAPQHLHQSLRRFGHHIGMAFQITDDILDMTAEQIKLGKPVGGDLRQGIITLPTIYALKESSDRNRLHEIIQKIDKSEEEVHEAIDLITRCGGIEYSAAIANQYIAKAKKELTKLPDVPVKKTMQIIADFIGVRKF
- a CDS encoding precorrin-2 dehydrogenase/sirohydrochlorin ferrochelatase family protein, with amino-acid sequence MELYPIFLNLTDKKCLVVGGGKVAERKVNALARCGAKIHVVSPQLTPGLQDMVNRGLVMHRRGIYQTSDLEDTFLVISATNNDATNHAVANDCMKRNIVVNVVDDPPRCSFFVPSVVHRGSLKLAISTGGSSPRLAKLIRKRLERDFSPVFGEFTDFLNTVRKQVQEQVTDPNKREQILKNLVDETTFDLVKHGDLDKAKERVNNVCYINRCQS